A single Ziziphus jujuba cultivar Dongzao chromosome 11, ASM3175591v1 DNA region contains:
- the LOC107432591 gene encoding protein trichome birefringence-like 42, which translates to MDGRAFIWVGVLCIASTILGYRGVEEKVDVGEEGYKSNGCDYFEGSWVYSNSYPLYAAGDCPFIGFNCLDNGRPDQDYLKYKWKPTACDLPRFNGEDFLERNRGKSIMFVGDSLSNNMWQSLTCMLHTAVPNSNFSLTQTGKLSTFSFPEFGVSIMFLQNGFLVDLAYEKIGKVLKLDSISSGDQWKADTLIFNTYHWWIHTGRFKTWDYFQVGNKIVEEMDRMEAFKIAITTWSKWVDSNVDTSKTKVFYQGVSAFHFNGRDWGEPEAKNCQGQTQPVEGSEYPGPSNPGEAIVKDVVSSMEKKVYLLDITLLTQLRKDGHPSIYAGQGSKLVDCSHWCLAGVPDSWNEILYALLLQN; encoded by the exons ATGGATGGGAGGGCTTTCATTTGGGTGGGTGTTTTATGCATAGCGTCAACAATCTTAGGCTACCGAGGAGTGGAGGAAAAAGTAGATGTTGGTGAAGAAGGATATAAATCAAACGGCTGTGATTATTTTGAAGGGAGTTGGGTTTACAGCAATTCATACCCTCTATATGCAGCAGGCGATTGTCCTTTCATAGGTTTCAATTGCTTAGACAATGGCAGACCTGACCAAGATTACCTCAAGTATAAATGGAAGCCCACTGCCTGTGACCTTCCtag GTttaatggtgaggatttcttgGAGAGAAACAGAGGAAAAAGTATAATGTTTGTTGGGGACTCTCTAAGTAATAATATGTGGCAGTCACTAACATGCATGCTTCATACAGCAGTCCCAAATTCTAATTTCTCATTAACTCAAACAGGAAAGCTCTCCACATTTTCATTTCCG gAATTTGGAGTCTCAATTATGTTTCTGCAAAATGGGTTTCTTGTGGACTTGGCTTATGAGAAAATTGGCAAAGTCCTAAAGCTCGATTCTATCAGCAGTGGCGACCAATGGAAAGCAGACACGTTGATCTTCAACACCTATCATTGGTGGATTCATACAGGGCGTTTTAAAAC ATGGGATTACTTTCAAGTAGGAAACAAGATAGTGGAAGAAATGGATCGTATGGAGGCTTTCAAGATAGCAATAACAACTTGGTCTAAATGGGTTGATTCTAATGTTGATACTTCGAAGACTAAAGTCTTTTACCAAGGAGTTTCTGCATTTCATTTCAA tgGCAGAGATTGGGGTGAACCAGAGGCAAAGAATTGTCAAGGACAAACCCAACCAGTGGAAGGATCAGAGTATCCAGGGCCTAGTAATCCAGGAGAAGCCATTGTAAAGGATGTAGTAAGTTCCATGGAGAAGAAGGTGTATTTGCTTGACATCACTTTGCTTACACAACTAAGAAAAGATGGCCATCCTTCTATTTATGCTGGCCAAGGAAGCAAGCTTGTGGACTGCAGTCACTGGTGTCTTGCGGGGGTTCCTGATTCTTGGAATGAAATTCTATATGCCCTTTTGCTCCAAAATTAg
- the LOC107432592 gene encoding protein VTE6, chloroplastic — protein MGMSSPSMQPPLLHIKSLPIRCQHFQQPSSFSSSFFPIFPKSTTTTTTKTLILNPIRRKPSNSNKLATMPQAANHVQAAVSEVLKLIQTSPPTWKSALLSNVLIFVAGYRILVSGLSLSGIAAAFLLGTLTWRAFALPGFLLVATYFVIGTGATKVKMAQKEAQGVAEKRKGRRGPGSVIGSSTAGCVCAFLSIFGVGGEAYYRLWQLGFVASFCTKLSDTVSSEIGKAYGKTTYLVTTLKVVPRGTEGAVSLEGTFAGLLASISLASVGCLMGQINASEAIICVIASQIANLGESIIGAALQEKEGFRWLNNDAVNVINISMGSIIAVLMQQFVLQNWRM, from the exons atgggaaTGTCGTCACCGTCAATGCAACCTCCTCTGCTTCACATCAAATCTCTTCCAATTCGTTGCCAACATTTCCAGCaaccttcttccttttcttcttccttcttcccaaTCTTTCCCAAATCAACAACAACGACAACAACAAAAACCCTAATTCTGAACCCTATCCGTAGAAAACCCTCCAACAGTAATAAGCTCGCCACCATGCCCCAGGCTGCCAATCATGTCCAGGCCGCTGTATCCGAGGTTCTTAAACTCATCCAAACGTCTCCGCCCACTTGGAAATCCGCACTCCTCAGCAATGTCTTGATCTTCGTTGCCGGTTACAGAATCTTGGTGTCTGGCCTCTCTCTCTCCGGCATTGCTGCTGCGTTCTTGCTTGGCACTCTCACTTGGCGTGCTTTTGCTCTACCTGGTTTCCTCCTTGTCGCCACCTACTTCGTCATT GGCACAGGGGCAACAAAAGTGAAAATGGCACAAAAGGAGGCTCAGGGAGTTGCCGAAAagaggaaaggaagaagaggaCCAGGCAGTGTTATTGGATCCAGCACTGCTGGCTGTGTCTGTGCTTTTCTTTCGATATTTGGAGTAGGGGGAGAGGCATATTACCGGCTTTGGCAACTAGGTTTTGTTGCTAGTTTCTGTACTAAGTTGAGTGATACCGTCTCAAGTGAAATAGGAAAGGCATATGGCAAAACAAC GTATTTGGTTACAACACTTAAGGTAGTACCAAGAGGAACAGAAGGGGCCGTTAGTCTTGAGGGTACATTTGCTGGACTTTTAGCCTCAATTTCTCTTGCATCTGTTGGGTGTCTCATGGGTCAG ATAAATGCATCAGAAGCAATTATATGTGTGATAGCTTCCCAAATTGCTAATCTCGGCGAGAGTATAATAGGTGCTGCACTTCAAGAGAAAGAAGGATTCCGTTGG CTCAACAATGATGCTGTTAATGTTATAAATATATCCATGGGCAGCATTATAGCAGTGTTGATGCAGCAATTTGTACTCCAAAACTGGCGGATGTAA
- the LOC107432597 gene encoding large ribosomal subunit protein uL13c, which translates to MAIQIVSASSSSLVLSSSSSSSRPLPFTSSLSNSKTPFVGFSIAPCFPTISTPRFPLADNKGRSSFRVHSSKDIPHIPLDQRWMFEQSEVDGPDIWNKTWYPKAADHVNTDKPWFIVDATDKILGRLASTIAIYIRGKNLATYTPSVDMGAFVIVVNAEKVAVSGKKRTQKLYRRHSGRPGGMKVETFDQLQQRIPERIIEHAVRGMLPKGRLGRALFNHLKVYKGPDHPHEAQKPIDLPIRDKRIKKER; encoded by the exons ATGGCGATACAGATAGTCTCTGCTTCGTCGTCTTCGTTGGTGTtgtcttcgtcttcttcttcttcaagacCACTCCCATTCACTTCTTCTCTCAGCAACTCTAAAACCCCATTTGTTGGTTTCTCAATCGCACCTTGCTTTCCTACAATCTCCACCCCCAGGTTTCCTCTTGCTGATAACAAAGGGAGAAGTAGCTTCCGGGTTCATTCTTCTAAGGATATCCCTCATATTCCCCTTGACCAACGATGGATGTTCGAGCAATCTGAAGTCGACGGCCCT GACATTTGGAATAAAACATGGTATCCAAAAGCTGCAGATCATGTGAACACGGATAAGCCATGGTTTATTGTTGATGCCACAGACAAGATTCTTGGAAGGTTGGCATCCACAATTGCCATTTATATCCGTGGGAAGAATTTGGCAACATATACACCAAGTGTGGACATGGGGGCATTTGTCATTGTG GTGAATGCAGAAAAAGTTGCTGTATCTGGCAAGAAAAGAACCCAAAAGCTCTATAGGAGGCATTCAGGACGACCAGGTGGTATGAAAGTGGAAACTTTTGACCAGTTACAACAAAGAATCCCTGAAAGAATTATTGAACATGCTGTTCGTGGTATGCTTCCCAAAGGAAGG CTTGGCAGAGCACTCTTTAACCACTTAAAGGTTTACAAGGGCCCAGATCATCCTCATGAGGCTCAGAAGCCCATTGACTTGCCAATAAGGgacaaaagaataaagaaggaAAGATAA